The nucleotide sequence AGCGTTATATTCGATCTTTCGCCCGGTCAGTTCATGACGACTTCCTTCACAACGAGGAGCTTTCCAATGAGCGACAGTATTCATGATGAAGATGAAGCCACGGCTGGCGACTCTGTAGTGAAAACACGTGAACTAAAAGACCCAAATATCCTCAAGGTCTACCAGACCGGTGAGTTGACGGTCGTGGGCTTCGGGGGACAAGACGTTCCCGACGAAGTCTGTATCGCCGCCTATCGCGAACAGCTCTTTAAGCTGGTGGAAGAGTCCCAGTGTAAGGTGCTGGCATTTGATCTGACTGGAGTCACGCTCGTCCCCAGCGGAATGCTGGGGGTGTTGATGTCGCTGCGGAACAGAGTCGGTCGGGTCGAACTGTACAACCCATCGGACGACGTCCGCGAGGTCCTGCGTATGACGCGGCTGGAAACGTTGTTTGATATCAAACAGGTTGATCTGTAGTGCGTCCAGATCGGCACCGTTCCACCAATCCGACTTCGCGTTCTTGAGAGCTCATCAAGACTCAAAAACCGTCAACATCATCGAAGCTGAGTACGGGAGCACGGATCGACCAGCTCGGTCAG is from Schlesneria sp. DSM 10557 and encodes:
- a CDS encoding STAS domain-containing protein gives rise to the protein MSDSIHDEDEATAGDSVVKTRELKDPNILKVYQTGELTVVGFGGQDVPDEVCIAAYREQLFKLVEESQCKVLAFDLTGVTLVPSGMLGVLMSLRNRVGRVELYNPSDDVREVLRMTRLETLFDIKQVDL